In the genome of Juglans microcarpa x Juglans regia isolate MS1-56 chromosome 6S, Jm3101_v1.0, whole genome shotgun sequence, the window TTGGGAGTCAATCATGATCTTCTTAGCAAAAGATGGCAAGCAAAATGAAGCTGAATGTACCtgaaagggaaaaagatgaTCAAACCAATATTGTACTAGATTTAGAAGGAGCACATGATCGGTAAAAAGTTGTATAAATAGACCCAGAAATACTTGTCCAACAATGGAGGATCAGGACCTACCTCTGAGTTGTAAAACTTCAATGGAGTTTTTGCAACCCCATAAATCTCATTTGGGTCTATTGCGTTGATCGGAATCTTGAAGTTCACCGGCGGCCCCTCCGTGGAGCAAAGCAAGAAACCAATAACCCCACTGAAATGAAAATGATCATACTctattagatatatattagAGTACCGAGCAAagtttatagtatatatttctacatttaactcatttacaactattttacaattaattaaaaatgaatttcatatcatataaagttgtaaaataattataaaagagttataagctaattattttatgtatacCTAGGATATGCCGGAACAATTGTCCATGCATATTCGACCGAGCCTCTAAATATTTGTCGACATTTAGTGACAAGCATTCCAATGTCAAGGGAGCCAAACCAGATGCTCTCTGCTTGAATGCACAGCACTCCTCCTGGGATGAGTGCTTTTGCCACCAATTCAAGGAAAGAGGTTTCAAAAAGCTCATGATCATGTCCTACATGCACATAATTATTATACATGATATTCATGTCGTATCAGAAAACTCTACTTTTGTCAAAATAATTGATTAGAAAGGTAGAAAATtgactcagagagagagagagacttattGGGTCGAAGGCGTCCACAATAATTGCATCATAATTTCCTACTGCATTACTACGCTCCAAAAATGCAATtcctgcatgcatatatgcccGGCAAAAATAAGGGGATGGCTAGCTAGCTGTTAGATACATGCATGCACAAGTACATGATCGAAAGGAACCTAGCTACCAGATCCAAGTTGATATTACTTGAATTGTGCATATTAATTACCATCAGTAACATGCAGTGAGACACGAGGATCATCATATCCAACTGCAATATCTGGGAAAAATCGCTTATACACCTGAAAACAAATTCAAACCAGAATTAACCATAACAGTACTGATCATGGTAGTCtggaatatataaaaatttagtttttctaGAGATCAAGTTCTGTTAGATCTACGTACATGATACAATAACATATATACTTTAATCTAATACGctatatctactttataataaaaaaaatattacaatatgACAGATCGCATTAAATTAAGAGATcatatataaactttttttgtGTAAAACAAAATGCTAGCTCCTATTTCTCTTGGCTCTTTAAAGTCAATATATAACTCCCACATATAATCTGAATATAATTTAGTTTAGCTTAAATATGGAGAGCtgttgagatatatatatatatatatatatatatattacatagtTTAATGCATGGGAACTGATGATCTGTACTTACATCGACCAACATTGAGTCAATTTCACAAATATCAATCTGCTTAACAGAAGAGTGGCGAGATATTTCTCGTAGGATACCTCCATCTCCTCCCCCAATAAGCAATACCTGATCCATCGAGATGAAAATTAATGGAGTAATTAAACAGGTGCATGCATGAGATAGCAATCCAAATTATCATTCAGTTTGCTGTATCAATACAATATTGGAATAAATGTTATTCTAAGACTTCTACACCACGCGCAATTTACATgaaatattaatcttatttataatatttaaattttaaaatttatctttcaaatcaaattatgacatGCAGATAATgtgtgatattatatatatatatatatatatatatatatattatatatcggACTTcttaagtatatataatagaaaagcGATACTACTTTTTATCTTAGATCTTCTTATTTAAGTACCGCATTATCAGCGCACAAACCTTTTTgattagaaatattaatatatacctAAGATAAAGAAATGCATTTCTCATATATAGTTAAAAGGAATATTATCTCAAGTAAGTACCTTGTTTGGATTAGGAATAGAGCAAAGTGGAAGGTGGGTCATCATTTCTTGGTAAGAACATTCATCCTTCTCTGTAAGTTGTAGTGCTCCATCGAGGACAAAAACCTTGCCATAGGCCGATGACTGCATTGA includes:
- the LOC121237970 gene encoding spermidine synthase 1-like isoform X1; translated protein: MADTKRTHVQTKLKMETTTIHVSTSISMDLYPKFPKEDGVDLVVCNGENGVSAAHQFSDHHHHQVLSDSTDSADHDHDLKHPRIPGWFAEHCPIWPGQAHFLKVEKILFQGSSKYQRMMVFQSSAYGKVFVLDGALQLTEKDECSYQEMMTHLPLCSIPNPNKVLLIGGGDGGILREISRHSSVKQIDICEIDSMLVDVYKRFFPDIAVGYDDPRVSLHVTDGIAFLERSNAVGNYDAIIVDAFDPIRHDHELFETSFLELVAKALIPGGVLCIQAESIWFGSLDIGMLVTKCRQIFRGSVEYAWTIVPAYPSGVIGFLLCSTEGPPVNFKIPINAIDPNEIYGVAKTPLKFYNSEVHSASFCLPSFAKKIMIDSQLINGRTMNGVGTTTTTMPFSSLHDK
- the LOC121237970 gene encoding spermidine synthase 1-like isoform X2 gives rise to the protein MADTKRTHVQTKLKMETTTIHVSTSISMDLYPKFPKEDGVDLVVCNGENGVSAAHQFSDHHHHQVLSDSTDSADHDHDLKHPRIPGWFAEHCPIWPGQAHFLKVEKILFQGSSKYQRMMVFQVFVLDGALQLTEKDECSYQEMMTHLPLCSIPNPNKVLLIGGGDGGILREISRHSSVKQIDICEIDSMLVDVYKRFFPDIAVGYDDPRVSLHVTDGIAFLERSNAVGNYDAIIVDAFDPIRHDHELFETSFLELVAKALIPGGVLCIQAESIWFGSLDIGMLVTKCRQIFRGSVEYAWTIVPAYPSGVIGFLLCSTEGPPVNFKIPINAIDPNEIYGVAKTPLKFYNSEVHSASFCLPSFAKKIMIDSQLINGRTMNGVGTTTTTMPFSSLHDK